TGATATTTATTTGGATACCTTCATTATTATTATTTGGAATTAATAATTTTACTACTGAATATGCATATAGCATTTATAGCAGTTCAACGCTTACAAATTTAATGTTTATTTTCAATTTACTTGATTTAATTATAGCGATATGGGCTATTTTCACGACTATAAAATGTTTGGCTGAAGCTCATCAATTTTCATCTTGGAGATCATTAGGTGCAATAATAATAAGTTTCTTAGTAATATTTATACCTCTTTTTATATTATTTGCATTAATATTTCCAATATTAATTTTTTCATAGTTAATTAACTTACTATTGAACAGCCCATTTTCATATATTGAAGTTAACGGGCTGATGCCTCGTGATCGTTTTGACGCTATTTTCTCTACCATAGATATGGATCGAATCTTGTTTGCTGTATCCAAAAAATCTTTTTATGGTAAGCCCGTAAATTTAAATTATGCAGCAATGATCTACTCTTTAGTAGCACGTATTATGGAACGAATTCACTCTTATAAAAATAAGAAAATACTTTTTAATACCTTTACCTTGTCTCATATTTCTTTTTAATATTTCCTGAATTCACATCATAAACACATGCAAAATCACATCCATTTGCTACTATTATTGCTGTTAAATCATCCCCAATATAATATATCTCGTGAAAACAGATAACACCTCTAATATCGCTTGGTACTTTGAGCCTAAGTCTTTCACTTCCATTAGCATTTATAATGAAAGCATTGTTAACACCATATTCTTCAGTTGAAAAAACGATGGCTAAACCACTTCTATCAGCTAACTCTACAACACTTTTTGGTGGATAAGTTGTTTTTCTTATAAGCGGTTTATTATTGTATTTCCAAATAATGTTCTTATCATTTATACTCCATTTGAGGTTACTTATTTTTGTTCTCAATTAATCACCTACTTTATAATTTTAGGTTCACCTATAGGAATTAAATTTGCTCTATCAGAATAATTCAAGATTTGAACTTGATTCCCTCCACCAGGATATCTTTCATCATTATAAATTTGTGGTCCAACTTCACCAACTTGAATTCTTGTTCCTTCTGGGACTAAATATTGTTGAACTTTTGATACTTCTGGTTTAAACTCAGGTGTTACTGCGAGATTATTTCTAACGTAATTTACATCTAAAATATCATCTAACGTCCCCCACCCACCTGGTCTAGTTTGATTTGGAGCCATAGCCATATTAATTTTGAAATCTTTTGGGGCTACCATGGATACTATCTCTCCACCATCTACCCACGGATTACTGCCTTGAGGTGCAGGTAAAGCTAACTGAGCACCCGTCCCTTTGGTAATCTGAGCTTTATTTGAAATCTCACCAACGTTCGATATTTGTTTCGCCTTACCAACAGGGAAAACATTTTCACCTATTAGCGACCCGATCATATTTGCTCTCTGGTTCCCATCAGCTTCCATAAAAGCGTAGTAAGCCTGTTCACCACTATGGTAAACAGCTTTACCGGTTTGAATCGGGTGCATCACTGCATATCCTATATTCTTACCTGTCTCTATCGGATGTGATGCTGAATCCCAAAGTCCTTCAGCTGTAGACCAAATCCCTTCTCCTACACCCACAATTGTATTTCCGGCCATTGAGAAAAATCCAACATCATCACTATCTCGACTTAAACCAAACGGATCAATATAACTTATCGGATTTCCATTGACATAAGCATATTTATTCAGGGATAAACTGCTGCTGCTGATACTGCCTTGAACCACGTCTCGATTGATGAATCGTTTGATCTCTGGGTTATAGTAACGGGCTCTCATGTAGTAGAGACCATTCTCGTCTGTCATCACACCATATCTTCCATTATACAAGAATGGATGGTTGGTTGTCCCCTCTGAATAGATTAGTTCACCATATGGTGAGTAGGCATATTGGTCTGTAATGACCCCATCTATATTCGTTAACGGTACTTCCTCTGCGATCATAGTGATATACACTATGATTTCTATTTGCATCTTCTTGTGATACTAACCCTAATCCATATACATAATACGTTAATGGATTTCCTTCTTCGTCTACTTCCATTAACAATTGACTATAAACGGCATGAGGATTCACAACTTGATAGGTTGTCTCATTGGTTAATGTATTTGTAATGGAAGTCCGGATATCTTCTGCGTTATACGTATACGTATAATCTCCTACACGAATCAAACGGTTTTGGGAGTCATACTCCATTTGCTGCATGGTACCTTGTAATGGAACTTGGATCATATTGCCGTCTGCATCGTAGAGTACACTCTCACCCTTATACGTTTCTATTCGATTATCTGACGTATAGGTGATGTTTGTTTCTTCTGTTGATCCATCCGTACTTTCTTGAATCGATTGGATGTTTCCACCGAGATCATACCCATATTGATAGTTCACACTCGATGGATTGAACGAATTTAAGAAATTGTCTGCTTGGGTTAATCGGTTTAATTCATCATAAAGATAGTTTTTATCCCCTTCGGTCTTTACATTGTTCGATGCATCATACGTAAAGGTTTCTTGATGAATGATGTCTCCATCTTTCGTTTCATCTATTAACTCAATGAGTTGCCCTGCTACATCATACGTTCTCGTTTCCTTTGAACCATCTGGACGAACGGTAGAAATGAGCCTGTTATTTTCATCATAAGTATAACTCGTCACTCTTCCTGCCCATCTGTCACACTTTTTAAATTCCGAGCTACATCATACGTATAAGTAACGATTTTTCCATCAGGATAAATCAGTTGAGATAGATTCCCCCACTTCGTCATATCGATATTCAATTTTATTGCCATTCTCATCGACATACGAGACAATGCGATCGAGTGTATCATACGTTCTCGTGATGGTTTTGTCCTCTTGATCTGTGACTGTAAGCAGATTATGATTGTCATCATACGTTCGACTGACCTCGTATTCCGGTGTATTCGTTTTAATTAAACGTCCGACTTCATCGTATGCATAAGTGATCATTTGTTCTCTGGCATTTTTCTTTTCGGTTAATAGATCACGACCATCATATTGATACGTGATTCCTCCACCACTGTCGAATGTTTCTTTCACTACTCTGCCTGCTGCATCATATTCAAAGGAAGTTTGCACACCATTGGCATCCGTGAATGATAGTAACTGACCTTTAGAGTCAAAAGATTGCTGACTTATACCACCCATAGCGTCTATAACTTGAACCAGTTGATTCACCGCATCGTATTGATACGTCTGACTATTTTCTAACGGATCCGTCAGTGTAGTTAACCGTCCGTTTTTGTCATAGCCTGCAACGACCTTAACAGTGAAGGAAGCATCCGAATCCATTAAAGTTCTAGCATCATCCATTACAAGAAAATCGGCTGTAGCTACCCCGGTTTTTTTTGTCAGATTCCAAGCTTTTCCGAATAATCCAACATCATCACTGTCTCAACTTAAACCAAAGCAGAAAACCACCTTCGGGATGGTTTTCAATTTTTATGTTATGAATTTATATTTATGAATTTAAAAGATTGCATTTTACCATAGAAAATTTTCTACACCTACTTTATTAATAAAAAAGTCACTCAACGTTGGAGATATCTTTATTGCAGTTTCTTCATCTAGATCACCAAAGCCAGTTAAATATAAACCAAAGCCATCACTACCATTAAAAAATAGTAATGCCATATCACCACCGTCATCACCGATTACCAAAGAATCTGGAATATTTTGTTGAACTTCATATGCTGCATTAAGTTCAATAACACCATTCATTCCAGTTATTCCCCAAATTCTAATTAATTTTCCGTTTTGAATAGTCATTTCAACATCAGTTGCTTCTTTCAGTAATTTTATATAATCTGATGGTAAACTTACTGGAGAATTTTTTTTAAGTTGCTCTATTTCTTCTGCTGTTGCTGGTCTATCTTTTGCCTCTATTGTATAAATTTCACTTAACCTATTTAGAATACTCATTTAATAATCAATCCTTTTATAAGGTACTTTTAGTTTATCTAGCATTTTATATTGTTGTTCTAACGTTTCTTCGATAGTTGAGCGATTAAAGCCTGCTTTTGTAAAATCGTCAACTATATACTGTAATTCATCTTGTAAAGAAGACCTCCACTTCCCCTGTCCAGATGAAACCCGTTTATTTCTTCTGGTATTTTGAGCAGTGCTTATTATAGTGTGCGGTAATCCTTTACCTGTTTCAAGAGTCATTGTTGGAGCAAGAGCAGGGTTATAACCATTTTGACCAAGATTGTTCTTTGCCCATTCTTGCTGTAATCCATGGTGGGACTGCAATCTACCTCCAATTGGACCAAGCACTCTTGGTTTTGGTTGTGCATTTTTATGTGTTTTATTAAATAGTACATAGTTAGCTTCATCCGTACCCTTACCTAGTTGTATACCAATATTATCTCCTGCCATAGGATAAGGTAGACTAGTAGGAGCCTCATTATGTTTTATAACTATAGAAAGATCACTAGACTTATTCGTTGATTTTACCCCTGGTGCTGCCTTTCCTAACTTTCCTAATTTTAATACTTTACCTGCTGGAAAAAGACTTGCTTCTGCAACTACCTTAGCAGTGAAAGAAGTATCCAAATCCATTAAGGTTATAGTAACGAGCTCTCATGTAATACAGACCATTCTCGTCTGTCATCACTCCCCTATCTTCCATTATACAGGAATGGATGGAAGGAGGTTTGGACACCATTGGCATCGGTGAATGCTAAATTGACAATTATAATAAATCATTATCATTTCATATTTTTCTTCTTTAGAAAACCTTTTTTTTTAGACATTAAAAATACTCCCCTTCAGGCACAGATTTTTTTATCTTATCTGTCTACCTGTTAGGGAGTATATCATAGCCAATCAAGGAGTTGTTACTTTTTAATCATTTTTGTTAGTAGGTTATTGCCTTACCATAAGGAAATTCCTTCATTACATTGCTTGCTATTGAGAATATCGCTTTTAAGGAATCTTACAATTCTTCTTAATATCATCTTGCCTAATTATTACTACATACCAACATTTACCCTATGTATGTCCAATACATCTGATATTCCTTTCTCACTCATTCTTTTAAGTAGATACTCATGGCCTTTTTCCAATGCAAAATTTCTTTCTTCTTCATAAATAGGAAGGAGCGTATAAATGTGTATGTTCCCTTTTTTAGTATGAACGTTATCTAGCCCAGATTCTTTAGGACGACATACCAATATGCATGATAATTTTGTATTTGGTGCAAATGGCTGAGGGGGTTCCCCATTTGGAAGAATAACCCCTTCTTCTAGCCATCCATCATAAATATGTGGAATATGAGCTACTTTCCTTAACCACCCAAGAGGCCAATAATTGTTTTGATCTTTCATAATATCTTCCTCAACTATCCAACTTGAAGGCAATTTTAGTAACAACTCTGCATATTTAAACACACTTTCTTTGTCTGAATAGTCCATAGGTTCATCGCTCATACCTGTAGTTACAAGAGTTATGAAATCTTTATTCAATGTTGGAGGAATTATTTGAATATGGACCGATACTCTACTACCAGGAACAGTTTCACTAATAGTATTTTTGATAGAGCCAAAGTATTTAGCCACATGCTCTAAAATCTCATCATGATGGTCTTGAATATTTTCGTTTGTTTTAGTTACAGTAGTAGACCATCCTTTTTGACTTTCTAACAACTTAATGATTTCTTTTTCTCCTAGTTCCTTTGCAAAAGTTAATGCGTCCCTATCTTTTTTAGATTCACCACTATATTTAACATCCGTATCTATACCACTTTCAATTAATAGTTTTGCAATATCAACATGCCCATTACTAATTGCACCAAACAATGGATTTCTTTCTGGTTCGCCTACCTCCATCTCAGCTCCACAAGATAATAAATATCTTACTACATCAATATGTCCTGCAGAAGCAGCTTCGTTCAATGCTCCACCACCGTATACTCCACCTAGCATATTAATATTTAAACCCAGTTCTATAAGTTTCTTAACTATATCTAACTCCCCTCTAGAAGCTGCGACATGAAGCCACGTTCCAAAAGGGGTCATCATATTTAAAAGTTCAACGTTAGAGTCGATTAATTCAACAACTTTTTCAAGATTTCCTTTTTTTATAGCCGAACGAATTTCTTTTGCTATTTGATTGCTATCCATCTCTTAACTATCTCCTCCTTTTTGCAATATCACCAAGTTTATCAAGCATTTCCACCATATCATCTCTATCTCCACCAGCATCTCTTACTTTTTTAATATTATCAACAACATTCCTAAGTGCTTCAATTCCATGTTGACCTTTAACTCTATTTGGAGCCCAAACTAAGTTTTCAAGTCCTAAAATCGGGTCAATGTCATATTCTCTTAATATTTCTTGACCTACTTTCACTAGTTCTTTTTGAGATTTCCCATTTCCTTTCTTGAATACAATATGATGTGCATGGGGATCATACATATCATTCGGCGGATCTCCTATATTCTTCTTCAAATAAGCTCCGTAATCAATTTTATCTACACTTAAAGTAGATTTAACCGTATCCTTGCGTAATTGAATACCAATATTATCTCCTGACATAGGATAAGATAGACTAGGAGGATCATTATGTTTAACAACTTTAGAAAGATCATTAGTCTCATTCGTTGCCTTTCCGACTAACTTTCCTAATTTTAATACTTTACCTGCAGGAAAGAGACTTGCTCCTGCAACTACCTTGGCAGTGAAAGAAGCATCCGAATCCATTAAAGTTCTAGCATCATCCATTACAAGGAAATTAGCTGTAGCTACCCCGGCTGTTTTCGTAACATCCCAAGCTTTTCCCAAAAATCCAACATCATCACTCTCTCGACTTAAACCAAACGGATCAATATAGCTTATGGGATTCCCATTCACATAAGCATATTTATTCAAGGATAAGCTGCTGCTGATACTACCTTGAACGACATCCCGATTGATGAATCGTTTGATCTCTGGATTATAGTAGCGAGCTCGCATGTAATACAGATCGTTTTCGTCTGTCATCACACCATATCTTCCATTATACAAGAATGGATGGTTGGTTGTCCCCTCTGAATAGATGAGTTCACCGTAAGGTGAATAGGCATATTGATCTGTAATGATCCCTTCTATATTCGTTAAAGCAACGGTACTTCCTCTACGGTCATAATGATATACACTATAATTTCCATTAGCATCTTCTTGGGATACTACCCCTAATCCATATACATAATACGTTAATGGATTCCCCTCTTCGTCTACTTCCATTAACAATTGACTATAAACAGCATGAGGATTTACCACTTGATAGATGGTCTCATTTGTTGATGTATGGGTCATTGAAGTCCGGATATCTTCTGCATTATACGTATAGGTGAAATCTCCTGCACGGATCAAACGGTTTTGGGAGTCATATTCCATTTGCTGCATCGTACCTTGTAATGGGCCTTGAATCATATTGCCGTCTGCATCGTAGAGTACACTCTCGCCGTTATAGGTTTCTATTCGATTATCTGACGTATAGGTCATGTTGGTTTCTTCTGTAGATCCATCCGTACTTTCTTGAATCGTTTGGATGTTTCCACCGATGTCATACCCATATTGGTAGTTCACACTTGATGGGTGGAACGGATTTATGAAATTGTCCGCTTGGGTTAATCGGTTTAATTCATCATAAAGATAGTTTTTATCCCCTTCCGTCTTCACATTACTGGATGCATCATACGTAAAGGTTTCTTGATGAATGATGTCTCCATCTTTCGTTTCATCTATTAACTCAATGAGTTGCCCTGCTACATCATACGTTCTCGTTTCCTTTGAACCATCTGGACGAACGGTAGAAATGGGTCTGTTATTTTCATCATAAGTATAACTTGTCACTCTTCCTGCCCAGTCTGTCACACTTTTAAAATTCTGAGCTTCATCATACGTATAGATAACCGTTTTTCCATCCGGATAAATCAGTTG
The window above is part of the Chengkuizengella sp. SCS-71B genome. Proteins encoded here:
- a CDS encoding RHS repeat-associated core domain-containing protein; its protein translation is MIAEEVPLTNIDGVITDQYAYSPYGELIYSEGTTNHPFLYNGRYGVMTDENGLYYMRARYYNPEIKRFINRDVVQGSISSSSLSLNKYAYVNGNPISYIDPFGLSRDSDDVGFFSMAGNTIVGVGEGIWSTAEGLWDSASHPIETGKNIGYAVMHPIQTGKAVYHSGEQAYYAFMEADGNQRANMIGSLIGENVFPVGKAKQISNVGEISNKAQITKGTGAQLALPAPQGSNPWVDGGEIVSMVAPKDFKINMAMAPNQTRPGGWGTLDDILDVNYVRNNLAVTPEFKPEVSKVQQYLVPEGTRIQVGEVGPQIYNDERYPGGGNQVQILNYSDRANLIPIGEPKIIK
- a CDS encoding SMI1/KNR4 family protein — encoded protein: MSILNRLSEIYTIEAKDRPATAEEIEQLKKNSPVSLPSDYIKLLKEATDVEMTIQNGKLIRIWGITGMNGVIELNAAYEVQQNIPDSLVIGDDGGDMALLFFNGSDGFGLYLTGFGDLDEETAIKISPTLSDFFINKVGVENFLW
- a CDS encoding suppressor of fused domain protein, whose amino-acid sequence is MDSNQIAKEIRSAIKKGNLEKVVELIDSNVELLNMMTPFGTWLHVAASRGELDIVKKLIELGLNINMLGGVYGGGALNEAASAGHIDVVRYLLSCGAEMEVGEPERNPLFGAISNGHVDIAKLLIESGIDTDVKYSGESKKDRDALTFAKELGEKEIIKLLESQKGWSTTVTKTNENIQDHHDEILEHVAKYFGSIKNTISETVPGSRVSVHIQIIPPTLNKDFITLVTTGMSDEPMDYSDKESVFKYAELLLKLPSSWIVEEDIMKDQNNYWPLGWLRKVAHIPHIYDGWLEEGVILPNGEPPQPFAPNTKLSCILVCRPKESGLDNVHTKKGNIHIYTLLPIYEEERNFALEKGHEYLLKRMSEKGISDVLDIHRVNVGM